One window from the genome of Pseudonocardia hierapolitana encodes:
- a CDS encoding PDR/VanB family oxidoreductase, with the protein MTTLAPPGARGARALLFGYGAIALVMTQLPPLFPPNLPALHVPLWYLLALLACGTGALTARPAAHRRLTAGLCWVLLACTVVQAFVVADLIAMFCSWLVVPAMSLLAGRLPRRQHKALVAAHVVSSASWVGTAVTFVAMSVVALTTEDVHVAAVVYELMATFDTTLLPWANLATSLSGIALGLTTAWGLVTYHWVVTKLSISVAILVMAFGFLHDALESAGEQAARLAAAGGGPDGIDAAADVVFWGFGVALLSLVAALLLSLYKPGGRTRWGRRKRTAPGRPAIPVVVAETRTIAADTVALTLRSTGGGRLPGWEPGAHIDLVLPSGRVRQYSLCGDPAELDEYRVAVLREPAGRGGSAEIHQLRAGARLRIRGPRNHFPLETAPAHLFIAGGIGITPFLPMIRRLHADGAPWLLLYRGRSLRSMPFADALARQYPHNVRLAPADTTARPDLHRLLAEAPAGVGVYCCGPASLLDAVAGAMPPHGVLHTERFAAADRGDHRPDLPFDAELRRTGSTVHVPAGRTLLAAIHDVDPTLDASCEEGVCGSCITRVLAGAPDHRDSLLEAHERDRTDVIYPCVSRAHGGRIVLDI; encoded by the coding sequence TTGACCACCCTCGCCCCACCGGGAGCCCGCGGCGCCCGCGCACTGCTGTTCGGCTACGGCGCAATCGCCCTCGTCATGACCCAGCTGCCGCCGCTCTTCCCACCGAACCTGCCTGCGCTGCACGTCCCGCTCTGGTACCTGCTCGCGCTGCTCGCGTGCGGTACGGGCGCGCTGACGGCCCGACCCGCCGCTCACCGGCGGCTCACCGCCGGGCTGTGCTGGGTGCTGCTCGCCTGCACGGTCGTGCAGGCCTTCGTCGTCGCCGACCTGATCGCGATGTTCTGCAGCTGGCTCGTCGTGCCGGCCATGTCGCTGCTCGCGGGACGGCTGCCGAGACGGCAGCACAAGGCCCTCGTCGCCGCGCACGTCGTGAGCTCCGCGTCCTGGGTCGGCACCGCCGTGACCTTCGTCGCCATGTCGGTGGTGGCCCTGACGACGGAGGACGTCCACGTCGCAGCGGTCGTCTACGAGCTCATGGCCACCTTCGACACGACGCTGCTGCCGTGGGCGAACCTCGCCACGTCGCTCAGCGGGATCGCGCTCGGGCTGACCACGGCATGGGGCCTGGTCACGTATCACTGGGTCGTGACCAAGCTGTCGATCTCGGTCGCGATCCTCGTGATGGCATTCGGGTTCCTGCACGACGCGCTGGAGTCCGCAGGCGAGCAGGCCGCTCGCCTCGCGGCGGCAGGCGGTGGGCCCGACGGGATCGACGCGGCCGCGGACGTCGTGTTCTGGGGCTTCGGCGTCGCGTTGCTCAGCCTCGTGGCCGCGCTGCTGCTGTCGCTGTACAAGCCGGGTGGCAGGACGCGGTGGGGCCGCCGCAAGCGGACGGCACCCGGTCGCCCGGCGATCCCGGTCGTGGTCGCGGAGACGAGGACGATCGCCGCCGACACCGTCGCGCTCACCCTACGCTCCACCGGCGGTGGGCGGCTTCCCGGCTGGGAGCCCGGAGCGCACATCGACCTCGTCCTGCCCTCGGGACGGGTGCGCCAGTACTCCCTCTGCGGTGATCCCGCGGAGCTCGACGAGTACCGCGTGGCGGTGCTGCGCGAGCCGGCGGGGCGCGGCGGGTCGGCCGAGATCCACCAGCTGCGCGCCGGAGCGCGGCTCCGGATCCGCGGGCCGCGCAACCACTTCCCGCTCGAAACCGCACCGGCCCACCTCTTCATCGCAGGCGGGATCGGCATCACCCCGTTCCTGCCGATGATCCGGCGCCTCCACGCGGACGGCGCGCCGTGGCTGCTGCTCTACCGCGGGAGATCGCTGCGTTCGATGCCCTTCGCGGACGCGCTCGCCCGTCAGTACCCACACAACGTCCGGCTGGCGCCCGCGGACACGACGGCCCGCCCCGACCTGCACCGGCTGCTGGCGGAGGCACCCGCGGGTGTCGGCGTCTACTGCTGCGGGCCTGCGTCGCTGCTCGATGCCGTGGCGGGCGCGATGCCCCCGCACGGGGTCCTGCACACGGAGCGGTTCGCGGCCGCGGACCGCGGGGACCACCGGCCGGACCTGCCCTTCGACGCCGAGCTGCGCCGCACCGGCTCGACCGTCCACGTTCCCGCCGGCCGCACCCTCCTCGCCGCCATCCACGACGTGGACCCGACCCTCGACGCGTCGTGCGAGGAGGGCGTATGCGGCAGCTGCATCACCCGCGTGCTCGCCGGCGCCCCCGACCACCGCGACAGCCTGCTCGAGGCGCACGAGCGCGACCGCACCGACGTCATCTACCCCTGCGTCTCGCGCGCGCACGGAGGGCGGATCGTGCTGGACATCTAG